A part of Dasypus novemcinctus isolate mDasNov1 chromosome 7, mDasNov1.1.hap2, whole genome shotgun sequence genomic DNA contains:
- the PLEKHA3 gene encoding pleckstrin homology domain-containing family A member 3 isoform X1, with protein sequence MEGVLYKWTNYLTGWQPRWFVLDNGILSYYDSQDDVCKGSKGSIKMAVCEIKVHSADNTRMELIIPGEQHFYMKAVNAAERQRWLVALGSSKACLTDTRTKKEKEISETSESLKTKMSELRLYCDLLMQQVHTIQEFVHHDESHSSSSVENMNEASSLLSATCNTFITTLEDCVKIANAKFKPEMFQLPHPDPLVSPVSPSPVQMMKRSVSHPGSCSSERSIHSMKEPGSTQHRLAQRRRRTYSDTDSCNDIPLEDPDRLVHCSRNTLNGDLASVTIPEESRFMAKKKSDSEDLLPSFSS encoded by the exons GTTGGCAGCCTCGTTGGTTTGTTTTAGATAATGGAATCCTGTCCTACTATGATTCACAGGATGATGTTTGTAAAGGAAGCAAAGGAAGTATAAAGATGGCAGTTTGTGAAATTAAAG TTCATTCAGCAGACAACACAAGAATGGAATTAATCATTCCAGGAGAGCAGCATTTCTACATGAAAGCGGTGAATGCGGCTGAAAGACAGAGGTGGCTGGTTGCTCTGGGGAGCTCCAAAGCCTGTTTGACTGATACTaggactaagaaagaaaaag AAATAAGTGAAACCAGTGAATCTCTGAAAACCAAAATGTCTGAACTCCGCCTCTACTGTGACCTCCTAATGCAGCAAGTTCATACAATCCAAGAGTTTGTTCACCATGATGAGAGTCATTCATCTTCCAGTGTGGAG AACATGAATGAAGCCTCCTCTTTGCTTAGTGCCACCTGTAATACATTCATCACAACACTTGAGGACTGTGTGAAGATAGCAAATGCCAAGTTTAAACCTGAGATGTTTCAACTGCCCCATCCGGATCCCTTAGTTTCTCCTGTATCACCTTCCCCTGTTCAAATG ATGAAGCGTTCTGTCAGCCACCCTGGTTCTTGCAGTTCAGAGAG GAGTATCCACTCAATGAAAGAACCAGGATCTACACAACACCGATTAGCCCAACGACGCCGAAGAACCTACTCAGATACAGATTCTTGTAACGATATTCCCCTTGAAGACCCAGATA GACTTGTTCACTGTTCAAGAAATACACTTAATGGAGATTTGGCATCTGTAACCATTCCTGAAGAAAGCAGATTTATGgccaaaaaaaaatctgattcaGAAGATCTTCTTCCATCCTTCTCTTCCTGA
- the PLEKHA3 gene encoding pleckstrin homology domain-containing family A member 3 isoform X2, whose product MAVCEIKVHSADNTRMELIIPGEQHFYMKAVNAAERQRWLVALGSSKACLTDTRTKKEKEISETSESLKTKMSELRLYCDLLMQQVHTIQEFVHHDESHSSSSVENMNEASSLLSATCNTFITTLEDCVKIANAKFKPEMFQLPHPDPLVSPVSPSPVQMMKRSVSHPGSCSSERSIHSMKEPGSTQHRLAQRRRRTYSDTDSCNDIPLEDPDRLVHCSRNTLNGDLASVTIPEESRFMAKKKSDSEDLLPSFSS is encoded by the exons ATGGCAGTTTGTGAAATTAAAG TTCATTCAGCAGACAACACAAGAATGGAATTAATCATTCCAGGAGAGCAGCATTTCTACATGAAAGCGGTGAATGCGGCTGAAAGACAGAGGTGGCTGGTTGCTCTGGGGAGCTCCAAAGCCTGTTTGACTGATACTaggactaagaaagaaaaag AAATAAGTGAAACCAGTGAATCTCTGAAAACCAAAATGTCTGAACTCCGCCTCTACTGTGACCTCCTAATGCAGCAAGTTCATACAATCCAAGAGTTTGTTCACCATGATGAGAGTCATTCATCTTCCAGTGTGGAG AACATGAATGAAGCCTCCTCTTTGCTTAGTGCCACCTGTAATACATTCATCACAACACTTGAGGACTGTGTGAAGATAGCAAATGCCAAGTTTAAACCTGAGATGTTTCAACTGCCCCATCCGGATCCCTTAGTTTCTCCTGTATCACCTTCCCCTGTTCAAATG ATGAAGCGTTCTGTCAGCCACCCTGGTTCTTGCAGTTCAGAGAG GAGTATCCACTCAATGAAAGAACCAGGATCTACACAACACCGATTAGCCCAACGACGCCGAAGAACCTACTCAGATACAGATTCTTGTAACGATATTCCCCTTGAAGACCCAGATA GACTTGTTCACTGTTCAAGAAATACACTTAATGGAGATTTGGCATCTGTAACCATTCCTGAAGAAAGCAGATTTATGgccaaaaaaaaatctgattcaGAAGATCTTCTTCCATCCTTCTCTTCCTGA